From Maniola hyperantus chromosome 28, iAphHyp1.2, whole genome shotgun sequence, one genomic window encodes:
- the LOC117995004 gene encoding zinc finger protein 879-like, translating to MDAAIYDNNMDFDIDSDLVSSAIPLPAQFCMICLDTTEDCKLYPVHKYNLDVEFQKLTGISLQLQGEVHFVPQFCTECAHRLRSCSNFRDRSLRAYRLLQELVMKHETLTIQNIRTIDRKENKLSSNIGMKIYKPDHCDLHLTDIKIHYNAQKKDVKKERIVSEDVEPILNVKCEVEIFNNDTYDGVIVISKDDTDNKKNQSTTKDLQNDTESKDHDIDMDVCDDTDYLNYDMGKTTDQTIKKEKLINKKQITNSKTKTNAVKGRKKPIKSEPRILKKKPIRKVPTSESKLKDGSINIVKKRIRKRKLPPGTKRIPKTKLDLKLIEEIELTQEQQIAEILKRQESDNYKHSSHKCNICYKGYYHLEAYNAHMERHTDKFGLFECDVCRLRFKSKFTLKKHMYNHRVIYKCTKCQFVSNHRTAVVHHERWHDGKIYKCTHCEEKFTKCTSLMSHIRIKHPSDFVCTQCGFSFIGERGLHLHMRKKHSFVDTQNLAGPLCELCNIRFASGEAYLQHMQASPKHAPVGQLRPNCPNQKKMNKKISIECEECGAKLESLRQYSMHFKAEHPDKVRTQFPKEKVTLESNVMCEKCGKTFTAPVYLRDHMQKHTGIKLYKCDICDKSFMQKSTLTNHIHRHSDNLACDVCHKPFSNAANLQRHMVSHQAVRPYYKCDFCGKSYTSIPGRDLHVAHVHLNVPWPKRVRGKRSRVKARRYSVTSDSLD from the exons ATGGATGCAGCTATCTATGATAACAATATGGATTTTGATATAGACAGTGATTTAGTAAGCAGTGCCATACCTTTACCAGCACAG tTCTGCATGATATGTCTAGACACTACTGAAGACTGTAAACTGTATCCAGTCCACAAATATAACTTGGatgtggaatttcaaaaactgACCGGTATTTCA TTGCAGCTGCAAGGCGAGGTGCACTTCGTGCCGCAGTTCTGCACAGAATGTGCACACCGACTGCGCAGCTGCAGCAACTTCCGAGACAGGAGTCTGAGGGCGTATCGTTTGCTGCAGGAATTGGTTATGAAGCATGAAACA tTAACAATACAAAACATAAGGACTATAGAtcgaaaagaaaataaattatcatCCAACATAGGCATGAAAATATATAAACCAGACCACTGCGACCTACACCTGACAgatataaaaatacattataaCGCACAAAAGAAAGATGTCAAAAAAGAAAGAATCGTTTCAGAAGATGTCGAACCGATTTTGAATGTAAAATGTGAAgttgaaatatttaataatgacACTTACGATGGCGTGATCGTTATTTCAAAAGACGATAccgataataaaaaaaatcagagtACTACAAAAGATTTGCAAAATGATACTGAATCTAAAGACCATGACATTGATATGGATGTGTGTGATGATACCGATTATTTAAACTATGATATGGGAAAGACTACAGATCAAACAATTAAGAAAGAGAAACTAATCAATAAGAAGCAAATAACAAATagtaaaactaaaacaaatgCTGTCAAAGGTAGGAAGAAGCCAATCAAATCAGAACCTCGAATTCTAAAAAAGAAACCAATTCGAAAGGTACCTACTAgtgaaagtaaattaaaagACGGCTCAATTAATATAGTTAAAAAGCGTATAAGAAAGAGAAAACTTCCTCCCGGAACCAAAAGAATCCCAAAAAcgaaattagatttaaaactgATTGAAGAAATAGAGTTAACCCAAGAACAGCAAATCGCTGAGATTCTCAAAAGGCAAGAGTCGGACAACTACAAGCATTCGTCGCACAAATGTAATATTTGCTATAAAGGGTACTACCATTTAGAGGCCTACAACGCACATATGGAACGACATACGGAT AAATTCGGCCTATTCGAGTGCGACGTGTGTCGGCTTCGATTCAAAAGTAAATTCACGCTCAAAAAGCATATGTACAACCATCGCGTTATATATAAATGTACCAAATGTCAGTTTGTCTCCAACCATAGAACTGCGGTGGTACATCACGAGCGATGGCACGATGGGAAGATATACAAGTGTACACATTGCGAAGAGAAGTTCAC TAAATGCACCTCCCTGATGTCTCATATTCGTATAAAGCACCCTTCAGACTTCGTGTGCACGCAGTGCGGCTTCTCCTTCATCGGCGAGAGAGGGCTGCATCTGCATATGCGCAAGAAACACAGCTTCGTTGATACGCAG AACTTAGCTGGTCCGTTGTGCGAGCTGTGCAACATTCGCTTCGCGTCGGGGGAAGCCTACTTACAGCACATGCAGGCGTCGCCCAAACACGCGCCGGTCGGCCAACTCAGACCCAACTGTCCCAATCAGAAgaaaatgaacaaaaaaataTCCATCGAGTGCGAAGAG TGTGGTGCCAAATTAGAGAGCCTCCGTCAATACAGTATGCACTTTAAAGCGGAGCACCCGGACAAGGTCCGGACCCAGTTCCCGAAAGAGAAAGTGACGCTGGAGAGCAACGTGATGTGTGAAAAGTGCGGGAAGACTTTCACG GCGCCTGTGTACCTCCGGGACCACATGCAGAAGCACACCGGCATCAAACTTTACAAGTGTGATATATGCGATAAGAGCTTCATGCAGAAGAGCACTTTGACGAACCACATTCACAGGCACAGCGACAACCTCGCGTGTGACGTGTGTCACAAGCCGTTCTCGAACGCGGCCAACCTGCAGCGACACATGGTG tcccATCAAGCGGTGAGACCGTATTACAAATGCGATTTCTGCGGGAAATCGTACACCAGCATCCCCGGCCGGGACTTGCACGTGGCCCACGTGCACCTCAACGTGCCCTGGCCCAAGAGGGTCCGCGGGAAGCGCTCCCGGGTCAAGGCGAGACGATACAGTGTGACCAGCGACTCTCTAGATTAG
- the LOC117995194 gene encoding uncharacterized protein, with protein MDKKIKELEEENAALVKKMKELAGTALPLMEENESLRTKLATVTEAPTEHSKICKVAAKLPPFWADRPVVWFAQVEAQFEISGITVDQTKFNYVIAQLDSRVIGEVEDIITHPPPADRFAFLKKELIRRLSTSEEQRVRQLINDEVLGDRRPSQFLRHLRSLAGHVLTDQNILRQLWMRRLPQHLQAILAAQSEISLDKVAELADKILEVSPGIMAPSTAASSSDPSLSSLLKRIEELTQQVAALSRNRDHRGHRRAMVAKRCAGTIESILHVP; from the exons ATggataaaaaaatcaaagaattagaGGAGGAGAATGCGGCtcttgtaaaaaaaatgaaagagttaGCAGGAACTGCCCTACCTCTAATGGAGGAAAATGAATCGCTCCGTACCAAATTGGCTACCGTGACGGAAGCCCCTACGGAGCATTCCAAAATTTGTAAGGTTGCGGCGAAACTTCCTCCCTTCTGGGCAGATCGCCCCGTAGTGTGGTTCGCCCAGGTCGAGGCGCAATTTGAGATTTCAGGTATCACAGTAGAccaaacaaaatttaattatgttattgCTCAACTCGACTCACGGGTCATTGGTGAGGTCGAGGACATCATCACTCATCCCCCGCCGGCGGACCGTTTCGCGTTTTTAAAAAAGGAGCTCATCCGTCGGTTGTCCACGTCAGAGGAGCAGAGGGTCCGGCAGCTAATCAATGACGAAGTGCTAGGGGATCGTAGGCCGTCCCAGTTTCTCCGCCATTTGCGGTCACTGGCCGGTCACGTACTGACCGACCAAAATATTTTGCGACAACTTTGGATGCGCCGCTTGCCACAACATTTGCAAGCCATATTAGCCGCGCAGTCCGAAATTTCATTGGATAAGGTCGCCGAATTAGCGGACAAAATTTTAGAGGTCTCCCCTGGCATCATGGCACCTTCTACCGCTGCTAGTTCATCTGATCCCAGTTTGTCTTCACTTCTCAAACGCATTGAGGAGTTAACACAACAGGTTGCTGCGCTAAGTAGAAATAGGGATCATCGTGGAC ATCGCAGAGCAATGGTGGCGAAGCGATGTGCTGGTACCATCGAAAGTATTCTTCACGTGCCGTGA
- the LOC138404410 gene encoding zinc finger protein 846-like isoform X1 translates to MCSSRHSEKFCMICLDSSEECKLYPVNKCNLDLEYQHLTGISLQDELHFEPQFCTECAQGLSNCSKFRNKSLRAYHLLLGLIEKHGMISMEIIKTIDRTGNKLASNIAKKLYPPNHYDFHLTEIKDNHNAQENKLNIKEIKCEFELLDNDIYDDVNNISEDANDEHNIHAVKNFKNEMDSTDCDIDIDIDDDDDTNYINHDMGTLASKPHIKKERKSNKPQLTIKNKTYVNTVKDSKVPIRVKNTANAFKNYMDCDIDIDIDDHYDTDYIKCDMETLASEQHIKKEIKSNNTQLTVNNDNERKTNLRKRKVLVKESEKQIHPRKLIRVKKEPVKKIINEGTQRKITRKKTRHSNRKKFVSSRKLNLKLFQEIALTQEQQKAEFMKRKESDSYKCSLFKCTMCYSGFRRSETYNAHIVKHTDKFGLIECEMCRIRYKSERFKKKHFSYNHRFIYKCTECLYVCNNRNSAILHQRWHDGKIYKCTHCDQEFTKYSSRMSHLRIKHPSDSVCALCGFSFIGEKGLQSHMDRAHRFDETQDLAGPLCEPCNIRFASEEAYLQHMQVSPKHASVGQLKTNCPYQGKMPKGDDVSIDCEQCGMKLQGARKYAMHFRKEHPDKTRAQRPLARCKLAAKVMCDQCGKVFLSPSFLRQHMQVHTGVKLYKCEICHKGFTTALSRRLHVNGHTAKASFPCHVCHKTFTYESNQKRHMLLHKDTRPTYKCKYCGKSFQSTTGHHLHVKHVHLNVPWPKRTRNERASAKRTQCGL, encoded by the exons ATGTGTTCTTCGAGGCACAGCGAAAAG TTTTGCATGATATGTCTGGACTCCAGTGAGGAGTGTAAGTTGTATCCAGTCAACAAGTGTAACTTGGATTTGGAATATCAACATTTGACTGGAATTTCG CTGCAGGATGAGCTGCATTTTGAGCCACAGTTCTGCACAGAGTGCGCTCAGGGACTGAGCAACTGCAGCAAGTTTCGGAACAAGAGTCTGAGAGCTTATCATTTACTATTGGGATTAATTGAGAAGCATGGAATG ATATCAATGGAAATTATAAAGACAATAGACCGGACAGGCAACAAACTAGCATCTAATATAGCCAAGAAACTATACCCACCAAACCACTATGACTTTCACTTGACAGAAATCAAAGATAATCATAATGCACAAGAAAATAAGCTAAATATTAAAGAAATTAAGTGTGAATTTGAACTTTTAGATAATGATATTTATGATGATGTCAACAATATATCAGAAGATGCAAATGATGAACATAATATTCATGCagttaaaaatttcaaaaatgaaaTGGATTCAACAGATTgtgatattgatattgatattgatgatgatgatgatactaattATATCAACCATGATATGGGAACCTTGGCTTCAAAGCCACatattaagaaagaaagaaaaagtaatAAACCTCAattaacaattaaaaataaaacttatgtAAATACTGTAAAAGATTCAAAAGTGCCGATTCGTGTTAAAAATACAGCTAATGCTTTCAAAAATTATATGGATTgtgatattgatattgatattgatgatcATTATGATACTGATTATATTAAATGTGATATGGAAACCTTGGCTTCAGAACAACATAttaagaaagaaataaaaagcaATAATACACAATTAACAGTTAATAATGATAACGAAAGAAAAACTaatttaagaaaaagaaaagttcttgtaaaagaaagtgaaaagcaaatacaTCCAAGAAAACTGATCCGTGTTAAAAAGGAACCTGTTAAAAAGATTATTAATGAAGGTACCCAAAGAAAAATCACACGAAAAAAAACTAGGCATTCCAATAGGAAGAAATTTGTTTCGAGtagaaaattaaatttgaaactgtTCCAAGAAATAGCGTTGACCCAAGAACAACAAAAAGCGGAGTTTATGAAGAGGAAAGAGTCTGATAGCTACAAGTGTTCCTTGTTCAAATGTACTATGTGTTACAGTGGATTCCGCCGTTCGGAGACATACAACGCACATATAGTCAAACATACGGAT AAATTCGGACTAATTGAATGCGAAATGTGCCGCATTCGCTACAAAAGCGAAAGGTTCAAGAAGAAACACTTCAGTTATAACCACCGCTTTATATATAAATGTACCgagtgtctgtatgtctgcaaCAACCGAAACTCGGCAATACTTCACCAGCGGTGGCATGATGGCAAAATATACAAGTGTACACATTGCGACCAAGAGTTTAC TAAATATTCGTCGCGGATGTCTCACTTGCGTATAAAGCACCCTTCAGACTCCGTGTGCGCGCTGTGCGGTTTCTCTTTCATCGGCGAGAAAGGACTGCAGTCGCATATGGACAGGGCACACAGATTCGACGAAACGCAG GACTTAGCTGGACCGTTGTGTGAGCCGTGCAACATTCGCTTCGCGTCTGAGGAAGCGTACTTACAACACATGCAGGTGTCGCCCAAACACGCGTCTGTAGGCCAACTTAAAACCAATTGCCCTTACCAGGGCAAAATGCCCAAAGGAGATGACGTGTCCATCGATTGTGAACAA tgtggTATGAAACTGCAGGGTGCACGCAAATACGCAATGCACTTTAGAAAGGAGCACCCGGACAAGACTCGCGCGCAGCGCCCACTGGCCAGGTGCAAGCTGGCGGCCAAGGTCATGTGTGACCAGTGTGGGAAAGTCTTCTTG TCGCCTTCGTTCCTCCGTCAGCACATGCAAGTGCATACCGGCGTGAAACTGTACAAGTGTGAGATATGTCACAAGGGGTTCACCACGGCCTTGTCTCGAAGGTTGCACGTCAATGGACATACCGCCAAGGCCAGCTTCCCCTGTCACGTGTGTCACAAGACGTTCACGTACGAGTCCAACCAAAAGCGACACATGCTG
- the LOC138404410 gene encoding zinc finger protein 846-like isoform X2, giving the protein MCSSRHSEKFCMICLDSSEECKLYPVNKCNLDLEYQHLTGISLQDELHFEPQFCTECAQGLSNCSKFRNKSLRAYHLLLGLIEKHGMISMEIIKTIDRTGNKLASNIAKKLYPPNHYDFHLTEIKDNHNAQENKLNIKEIKCEFELLDNDIYDDVNNISEDANDEHNIHAVKNFKNEMDSTDCDIDIDIDDDDDTNYINHDMGTLASKPHIKKERKSNKPQLTIKNKTYVNTVKDSKVPIRVKNTANAFKNYMDCDIDIDIDDHYDTDYIKCDMETLASEQHIKKEIKSNNTQLTVNNDNERKTNLRKRKVLVKESEKQIHPRKLIRVKKEPVKKIINEGTQRKITRKKTRHSNRKKFVSSRKLNLKLFQEIALTQEQQKAEFMKRKESDSYKCSLFKCTMCYSGFRRSETYNAHIVKHTDKFGLIECEMCRIRYKSERFKKKHFSYNHRFIYKCTECLYVCNNRNSAILHQRWHDGKIYKCTHCDQEFTKYSSRMSHLRIKHPSDSVCALCGFSFIGEKGLQSHMDRAHRFDETQDLAGPLCEPCNIRFASEEAYLQHMQVSPKHASVGQLKTNCPYQGKMPKGDDVSIDCEQCGMKLQGARKYAMHFRKEHPDKTRAQRPLARCKLAAKVMCDQCGKVFLSPSFLRQHMQVHTGVKLYKCEICHKGFTTALSRRLHVNGHTAKASFPCHVCHKTFTYESNQKRHMLSHQATRPLHKCDICDKTFTGRIGRDQHVSHVHMNVPRPKRNRRDRQPDT; this is encoded by the exons ATGTGTTCTTCGAGGCACAGCGAAAAG TTTTGCATGATATGTCTGGACTCCAGTGAGGAGTGTAAGTTGTATCCAGTCAACAAGTGTAACTTGGATTTGGAATATCAACATTTGACTGGAATTTCG CTGCAGGATGAGCTGCATTTTGAGCCACAGTTCTGCACAGAGTGCGCTCAGGGACTGAGCAACTGCAGCAAGTTTCGGAACAAGAGTCTGAGAGCTTATCATTTACTATTGGGATTAATTGAGAAGCATGGAATG ATATCAATGGAAATTATAAAGACAATAGACCGGACAGGCAACAAACTAGCATCTAATATAGCCAAGAAACTATACCCACCAAACCACTATGACTTTCACTTGACAGAAATCAAAGATAATCATAATGCACAAGAAAATAAGCTAAATATTAAAGAAATTAAGTGTGAATTTGAACTTTTAGATAATGATATTTATGATGATGTCAACAATATATCAGAAGATGCAAATGATGAACATAATATTCATGCagttaaaaatttcaaaaatgaaaTGGATTCAACAGATTgtgatattgatattgatattgatgatgatgatgatactaattATATCAACCATGATATGGGAACCTTGGCTTCAAAGCCACatattaagaaagaaagaaaaagtaatAAACCTCAattaacaattaaaaataaaacttatgtAAATACTGTAAAAGATTCAAAAGTGCCGATTCGTGTTAAAAATACAGCTAATGCTTTCAAAAATTATATGGATTgtgatattgatattgatattgatgatcATTATGATACTGATTATATTAAATGTGATATGGAAACCTTGGCTTCAGAACAACATAttaagaaagaaataaaaagcaATAATACACAATTAACAGTTAATAATGATAACGAAAGAAAAACTaatttaagaaaaagaaaagttcttgtaaaagaaagtgaaaagcaaatacaTCCAAGAAAACTGATCCGTGTTAAAAAGGAACCTGTTAAAAAGATTATTAATGAAGGTACCCAAAGAAAAATCACACGAAAAAAAACTAGGCATTCCAATAGGAAGAAATTTGTTTCGAGtagaaaattaaatttgaaactgtTCCAAGAAATAGCGTTGACCCAAGAACAACAAAAAGCGGAGTTTATGAAGAGGAAAGAGTCTGATAGCTACAAGTGTTCCTTGTTCAAATGTACTATGTGTTACAGTGGATTCCGCCGTTCGGAGACATACAACGCACATATAGTCAAACATACGGAT AAATTCGGACTAATTGAATGCGAAATGTGCCGCATTCGCTACAAAAGCGAAAGGTTCAAGAAGAAACACTTCAGTTATAACCACCGCTTTATATATAAATGTACCgagtgtctgtatgtctgcaaCAACCGAAACTCGGCAATACTTCACCAGCGGTGGCATGATGGCAAAATATACAAGTGTACACATTGCGACCAAGAGTTTAC TAAATATTCGTCGCGGATGTCTCACTTGCGTATAAAGCACCCTTCAGACTCCGTGTGCGCGCTGTGCGGTTTCTCTTTCATCGGCGAGAAAGGACTGCAGTCGCATATGGACAGGGCACACAGATTCGACGAAACGCAG GACTTAGCTGGACCGTTGTGTGAGCCGTGCAACATTCGCTTCGCGTCTGAGGAAGCGTACTTACAACACATGCAGGTGTCGCCCAAACACGCGTCTGTAGGCCAACTTAAAACCAATTGCCCTTACCAGGGCAAAATGCCCAAAGGAGATGACGTGTCCATCGATTGTGAACAA tgtggTATGAAACTGCAGGGTGCACGCAAATACGCAATGCACTTTAGAAAGGAGCACCCGGACAAGACTCGCGCGCAGCGCCCACTGGCCAGGTGCAAGCTGGCGGCCAAGGTCATGTGTGACCAGTGTGGGAAAGTCTTCTTG TCGCCTTCGTTCCTCCGTCAGCACATGCAAGTGCATACCGGCGTGAAACTGTACAAGTGTGAGATATGTCACAAGGGGTTCACCACGGCCTTGTCTCGAAGGTTGCACGTCAATGGACATACCGCCAAGGCCAGCTTCCCCTGTCACGTGTGTCACAAGACGTTCACGTACGAGTCCAACCAAAAGCGACACATGCTG TCGCATCAAGCCACGCGTCCACTCCACAAGTGCGACATATGCGACAAAACGTTCACGGGTCGCATTGGTCGCGACCAGCACGTGTCGCACGTGCATATGAACGTGCCGCGGCCCAAGCGTAACCGCCGCGACAGGCAACCCGACACATGA